The Cytobacillus oceanisediminis genomic interval TCCCCTACAGGACCAAAAAACCGGAACCCATCCGGGCTCCGGTCCAAGTATGATTATTTAATAAAGTTGTTCGCAATCAGTTCACTGAATTCAGGTTTATCTTTCAGGAATTTTAAAGTGTAGGATGAATCTGCAAATTCCTGGATTGTGTCTGCATCAACATCGTAAGTGAACCCAATTCTTTCCCATGCGCGGTCTACGACTTCTTTTTCCAGTTCCTGGCCAGTTACTTCTTTAATGTCTTTGATTGTAATTGCTTTTGCTTCTTCAGGATTTTCTTCGATAAATTTAACTGCATCTTTATGTGCATCAACGATTTTCTGTACTTTTTCCGGGCTGTTCTTCACAGCATCGCCAGTTGCAACCAATACTGATGCCGGAAGTGTTTCACCGAAGGAAACTTCATCCCAGCCAATTACGACTTCAGCGTTTGTTTCCTGTTCAATGACAGCTGCCCATGGTTCGGGAGCAACTGCAATATCAACTTTACCTGTTTTCAGCATACTTGCATATTGTGCAGGGTTGCCTGTTAAATGCTTCATGGTACCGCCGATGCGAGCTGAAGTGATGCCGGCTTCTTCAAGATATGTTTCATACTGGACATCATGTGTGCAGCCCACGCCAGGTGTAATGAACGTTTTTCCCTCGAAGTCTTCAAGTGAGTTAATTTCTACACCTTCTCTGGCAAGGACAACTGTTCCGCCAGTTGAGGCACCGGCGATAATTTTAACATCAGCCCCAGTTGAGAAGTTGTTCATTGCTGGTCCAGGTCCTACAAGACCTGCATCAATGTCGCCTGTTTTCAGGGCAGTCATGAATGAACCGCCTTCAGCAAATGTCTTGTATTCTACTTTAGTTCCATCTCCAAGCTGTTCTTCAAAATAGCCTTGATCTTTCGCAACCATTGCTGGCACATGATTGATATTCGGGAAATAACCGATGACAATCTTGTCTTCTTCACCGCTGCTCTTCTCAGATGATCCGCAGCCGGCAAGCAGCCCGGTTAAAGTAAATAATACAGCAACCCATAAAATAGCCTTTTTCATTAATACCCCTCCAAAATTAAGACTCAAGTCCCCATTTTTTTATGACTGATTTTTCAATGCGCTGGAAGATGAATTGGTCAACAATCATTCCAATAGCTCCAATAATAATCATGACACCTATCACAATGTCCATTCTTCCAAAGTCTGAAGCATATCGAAGTGTGTAGCCCAATCCTGGTCCTGTGCTTAAAAGCTCACCGGCCATCAGTGCGCGCCAGGCAAATGCCCAGGCAAGACGTGAACCAGTGACAACGTATGGAATTGATGCTGGAAAGATGACTCTTGTGAATAAGTCAATTCCATTCGCACCCATTGTCTGAGCTGCCTTGATATATAATGGTGAAACATTTTTAATCCCTGTTCGCATGTTCAGAGCCATAACAAATGTACCGCCAAGTATGGTTACAAAAATAACAGCCTTTTCATTTAAGCCAAACCACATAATCGCGATCGGCAGCCAGACGATGCTGGGAACACTTTGCAAGGCGAGGATGACTGCACCCAGTGTTTCATCAGCTGTTTTGGATTTTCCCAAAAGAATTCCAATCAGAGTCCCAATAATAAGGCTGATAGTTAAACCGACTGCGAGCCGCTTAAAACTGGCGATTAAATCATAGATGAGAGTTTTATCCTGAAACCCTTCAACAAGAGCACTGAATACACTGGACAGGGAAGGGAAAATCAGAGGATGCCAAAGCTCTAGCCGTGATCCAATTTCCCAAAATGCAATGATGGCTGCAAAAAATATGATCCTTTTAATGGCTGTTTGCATATTGGAGTTCCTCACTTACAACTTTATCAATTTCCTTCTTCAGGTATTTCATAATGTGGTCTTCAATCTCAAGCATTTCTTTTTTGTGTTCCTCACGGGGTCTGGGTATGTCAACCGTTATATCCTGTAAAATGATTCCCGGCTTTGTTCCCATAACTATGATTCGATCTGAGAGTTTAATAGATTCTGAGATGCTATGAGTAACAAAAAGAATGGTTTTCTTTGTCTCAGTCCAGATGTTTTCCAGCTGTCCGTGCAGACGCGAACGGGTCTGTTCATCAAGAGCTCCGAATGGTTCATCCATTAATAGTGTTTCCGGGTTCATCGCAAGCGCTCTCGCAATCGCGACCCTCTGCTGCATTCCTCCAGAAAGTTCATGAGGATAATGGGATATATATTTTCCCAGCTGAACCATTTGCAGATATTTAAGTGCTGTTTCCTCTGCATCCTTCTTCTTCATTTCTTTTTTCAGTGGAAACGTGACATTTTCCATGACTGTCAGCCAAGGGAATAAGGCTGCCTGCTGGAAAACCATTCCCCTGTCTTTTCCGGGTTTTATTATGGTTTTTCCATCAATTTGAATTTGGCCTGAAGTTGTTTTAGTCAGCCCTGCGACGATTGAAAGAAGTGTTGACTTTCCGCATCCTGAAGGGCCTAAAATTGAAACAAACTGGCCTTTTTCAATGGATAAATTAATATCTTTCAGGACGTCAACAGGACGATTTTCTTTATCGCTATATTGTTTATTCACATCGTTTATCTCAATGAACATTCAAAATCACCTATTCCCATAAATCTCATTAATTTACTCGGATTACTTGTAATTATAAAGTATTCACTTTGCATGTCAACCTTTACAATAAATATTTTTAAAAATGGGCTTAATCAAATAAAAAGCCTCCTCCATCAAGGAGAAAGCTTTTGTTTCACAATTTAATTTCTTCTATTTTAGATGAAGCGATCAGCTCTTCAACTTTTGCTAACTCACCGCTTTGAAACAGTTCTATGATCTTGCTTCCAACGATTACCCCGTCACAATGCTGATTCATTTCTTTTACATGATCTGGTTCAGAAATTCCAAATCCCGCCAATACTGGTATCGGACTTACATCTTTAACATTCTTCAAATGCTTTCCGAGCTCCTCTTTAAATTCTTTTCTTGCACCTGTGATGCCATTAACCGTTACAGCGTATAAAAAGCCTTTCCCCTTGCTCGCAATAGCCTGGATCCGCTCTAGTGGACTGGTTAAGGTCACAAGCCGGATGATTTCGATTCCAGCTCTCTCTGCGATTGGTGCAATTATCTCCTCTTCTTCTGCAGGAAGATCAGGCAATATCAAGCCGTCTACCCCAGACCTGGAGGCATCAGAAATAAAGTTGCCAATGCCATAGGCCATGATCGGATTCATGTATGTCATAAAGATAAGCGGGATGTGAACAATAGGCCGGATTTCCGCAATTTTAGCTAAGACGCCTCTAAGTGTTGTTCCGGCTTCTAATGCTCGAATGCCAGCTTGCTGGATTACTGGCCCATCGGCAACCGGATCCGAAAACGGAATCCCAATTTCAATGGCAGTTGCTCCCGCTTTTTCGAGGAAAGTGATTTTCTCGGCCAGTGTCTCTAAGCCTCCATCCCCGGCCATTATATATGGCACAAATGCTTTTTCGTTGTTTTGCTGTAGGCTCTGAAAAACTTTTTCAACCCGGTTCATTGTCCTTTCCCTCCTAATTTTGCTCTTACAGTTTCTACATCTTTATCTCCTCTGCCGGATAAACAGATGACAAGACCTTCGTCTTTTTTCATTTGCGGTGCAAGCTTTAATGCATAGGCAACGGCATGGGAGCTTTCCAGCGCAGGGATAATGCCTTCCAGTTTGCATAAAAGCTTTAACGCATCTAGCGCCTCATCGTCTGTGATGGATTCATACTCGGCTCTTCCGCTGTCTTTCAAATAGCTGTGTTCCGGGCCAACTCCGGGATAATCAAGCCCAGCTGAGATGGAATGGGCCTCCTGAATTTGTCCGTGTTCGTCCTGAAGCAAGTACATTAATGCCCCATGAAGAACTCCAGGAGTTCCTTTTGTTAAAGATGCGGCATGTTTCTCAGTATCTGTTCCCAATCCAGCCGCCTCCACCCCAATCATGCGGACAGTTTCATCTTTTATGAAAGGATAGAACATTCCCATTGAATTGCTTCCTCCGCCAATACAGGCTACAACTGCATCAGGGAGCTTACCTTCTTTTTCAAGGTATTGCTCCTTGGTCTCATTTCCGATAACACTTTGAAAATCCCGTACAATCATAGGAAAAGGATGAGGTCCCATGACAGAGCCAAGGATGTAATGTGTATCCTCGACATTTGTCACCCAGTAGCGGAGTGCTTCGTTGACTGCATCTTTTAATGTGGCACTTCCCGATTTTACCCCGACAACCTTCGCTCCAAGCAGTTCCATTCTGAATACGTTCAGCTGCTGTCTCCTAATGTCCTCTTCACCCATAAAAATAATGCATTCAAGATTTAAAAGCGCACATGCAGTTGCTGTTGCGACTCCATGCTGCCCTGCACCCGTCTCAGCTACTATTTTTCTTTTTCCCATTCGCAGCGCCAATAGAGCCTGGCCCAGTGAGTTGTTTATTTTATGGGCACCTGTATGATTCAAATCTTCTCTTTTAAGATAGACCTTCGCACCGCCGGCGTATTTTGTGAGGTTCTCCGCAAAATAAAGAGGAGTTTCACGTCCGACATAGTCTTTCAGCAAAGCCTGCAGCTCTTTCTGAAAACCTTCATCAGCTTGCGCTTTCTTATACTCCTCTTCCAATTCAAGAATG includes:
- a CDS encoding ABC transporter permease; amino-acid sequence: MQTAIKRIIFFAAIIAFWEIGSRLELWHPLIFPSLSSVFSALVEGFQDKTLIYDLIASFKRLAVGLTISLIIGTLIGILLGKSKTADETLGAVILALQSVPSIVWLPIAIMWFGLNEKAVIFVTILGGTFVMALNMRTGIKNVSPLYIKAAQTMGANGIDLFTRVIFPASIPYVVTGSRLAWAFAWRALMAGELLSTGPGLGYTLRYASDFGRMDIVIGVMIIIGAIGMIVDQFIFQRIEKSVIKKWGLES
- the trpA gene encoding tryptophan synthase subunit alpha, whose product is MNRVEKVFQSLQQNNEKAFVPYIMAGDGGLETLAEKITFLEKAGATAIEIGIPFSDPVADGPVIQQAGIRALEAGTTLRGVLAKIAEIRPIVHIPLIFMTYMNPIMAYGIGNFISDASRSGVDGLILPDLPAEEEEIIAPIAERAGIEIIRLVTLTSPLERIQAIASKGKGFLYAVTVNGITGARKEFKEELGKHLKNVKDVSPIPVLAGFGISEPDHVKEMNQHCDGVIVGSKIIELFQSGELAKVEELIASSKIEEIKL
- the trpB gene encoding tryptophan synthase subunit beta, coding for MNAAYTLPDERGHFGEFGGRYVPETLMQAILELEEEYKKAQADEGFQKELQALLKDYVGRETPLYFAENLTKYAGGAKVYLKREDLNHTGAHKINNSLGQALLALRMGKRKIVAETGAGQHGVATATACALLNLECIIFMGEEDIRRQQLNVFRMELLGAKVVGVKSGSATLKDAVNEALRYWVTNVEDTHYILGSVMGPHPFPMIVRDFQSVIGNETKEQYLEKEGKLPDAVVACIGGGSNSMGMFYPFIKDETVRMIGVEAAGLGTDTEKHAASLTKGTPGVLHGALMYLLQDEHGQIQEAHSISAGLDYPGVGPEHSYLKDSGRAEYESITDDEALDALKLLCKLEGIIPALESSHAVAYALKLAPQMKKDEGLVICLSGRGDKDVETVRAKLGGKGQ
- a CDS encoding ABC transporter ATP-binding protein gives rise to the protein MFIEINDVNKQYSDKENRPVDVLKDINLSIEKGQFVSILGPSGCGKSTLLSIVAGLTKTTSGQIQIDGKTIIKPGKDRGMVFQQAALFPWLTVMENVTFPLKKEMKKKDAEETALKYLQMVQLGKYISHYPHELSGGMQQRVAIARALAMNPETLLMDEPFGALDEQTRSRLHGQLENIWTETKKTILFVTHSISESIKLSDRIIVMGTKPGIILQDITVDIPRPREEHKKEMLEIEDHIMKYLKKEIDKVVSEELQYANSH
- a CDS encoding aliphatic sulfonate ABC transporter substrate-binding protein, producing the protein MKKAILWVAVLFTLTGLLAGCGSSEKSSGEEDKIVIGYFPNINHVPAMVAKDQGYFEEQLGDGTKVEYKTFAEGGSFMTALKTGDIDAGLVGPGPAMNNFSTGADVKIIAGASTGGTVVLAREGVEINSLEDFEGKTFITPGVGCTHDVQYETYLEEAGITSARIGGTMKHLTGNPAQYASMLKTGKVDIAVAPEPWAAVIEQETNAEVVIGWDEVSFGETLPASVLVATGDAVKNSPEKVQKIVDAHKDAVKFIEENPEEAKAITIKDIKEVTGQELEKEVVDRAWERIGFTYDVDADTIQEFADSSYTLKFLKDKPEFSELIANNFIK